The DNA sequence TGACCTTCTCTTCGGTTAGGGTCAGGTGGTGCGGTGTAACCTCTGCGGTAACCCTTATCCCCCTCTCTTTGGCGCGGCGAATGAGCTCAACGGAACCTTCGCTGGAGACGTGGGCGATATGCAGCCGGCCCCCGGTAAGTCGGGCCAGTATCAGGTCGCGGGTGACCATAATCTCCTCGGCGGCGGCCGGTATTCCCGGCAGCCCCAGCCTGGCGGAGATATCGCCCTCATTCATCAGACCATCCCTGCTGAGGGTGGTATCCTCGCAGTGGTCGATAATGGGCAGTCCCGAGCTTAAGCTGAACTCCAGTGCCTGACGCATCAGGCGGGAGGTTGCCACCGGGCTGCCGTCGTCACTGAATCCCACCACCCCGGCTTTGGCCATCTCCTCCATATCGACCAGTGCCTCCCCCATCCTCTCTTTGGAGACGCACCCTATCGGCAGCACCCGCACAATGCCCTCCGATGATGCTACTAGATTGACATAATCTATTGCTTCTTTGTTATCCAGCGGGGGATTGGTGTTGGGCATACAGCAGATGGTGGTAAAACCGCCCCGCGCCGCTGCCCGGCTGCCGCTGGCGATGGTCTCTTTCTCCTCGAAACCCGGCTGTCGGAGGTGGCAGTGCAGGTCGATAAACCCGGGGCAGACGACCATCCCGCAGGCGTTGATGACGTCATATTGGGGCAAGGCCGGCTCTTCTCTGACCGGCCGGGCGATCTTGCTCTCGAGGATGAGCAAATCCCCGATCTTATCTGTCCCCCGTCCGGGGTCGATGATACGTCCTCCCCGAATAAGCAGCGGCTTCACCATTTTTGACCGTCGCTGCTTTTATGGGATACGGTAGCATAGTGACTGGGCTTAAAACCACGGGCCTCGGCTTCATCTGCTGAATTAAAGACTATCAGGTTCTCCGGTCTGATTGTTCTGGCCCAGTGGCTTTCCGCACTGTGGTATTTCTTGTACTCCGGTGCCCCCTCGTGCCAGTGGGAACTGGCGACATACTTGGGCTCGAAGCCGTGTTCACAGTAGGTGCATCTTAGTGTCAGCGGCTTAGTGTTGACTATCTTGAATGCCGGTTTGATGTATTTTGTTTCGCTTTCCTGTACCGAGACGCACCTTGGATTGGGACACTTTAGCCCTAGGTCCTGCCGGTATGCAGGGTAGTCAATCCCGGCAGGGGAGCCGTCCTTGTCGGGAAGGGCGATCTCCTTAACCCCCAGCAGGAGGGCTATTAATGCCATCCTGACCGGTACCCCTCGGGCTGCTTGCTTGAAGTACATACTCCGTGGGTCGGCGTCTAGCTCGTAGGCCAGCTCGTCGACACGGGGCAGCGGGTGCATGATAAGGGTTTTCTCAAACTCCTTCTCTTTGAGCAGCTTCTTATCCACCACCGGGTATCTCGCCTTCAATCCCTCTCCTTCTTCGCTGGAGGCAAACCTTTCCTTCTGCGGTCGCGTAACGTAGAGGGCATCGACTCCCCTTTTTAGCTCTACCTGAATGCTGATGTTGGGCATCATTGCCAGCTGGTGCGGGCTGCCCGGTGTGATATATATCGCATCCAGGGGGGAGGTCTTTTCCTTGTCCGACTGCTCGGAGTCCGCAAGCCTTTCCAGTTCTCCGCCGTATTCCGCGATTAGTTTTTGTATCACGTGCCTGGGTACCTCAAACCCCGGGGTAGGGCAGAACACGATATTTGCCCCGAGCTTGGCCAGAGCAAAAATAAGGGAGTGTACCGTCCGTCCGTATTTCAGGTCTCCCCATAGCGCAATCTTCAGGCCCTTGATAATTTTTCTTTCTTTCTTGATGGTGTAAAGGTCTAACAGGGTCTGAGTGGGGTGCTGGTGACCTCCGTCACCGGCGTTTATCACCGGCACACCGGCATAGTCGGCAACTACCCTGGCGGACCCTTCCCAGGGGTGGCGGATGACGATTATGTCGGCGTAGCTCCCGACCACCCGTGCCATATCGGCGATACTCTCACCTTTTGCCAGCGAGGTTGCCTTGGTATCGACCGCACTGATGACGCTGCCCCCGAGCCGGTGCATTGCCGACTCAAAGGATAGCCTGGTTCTGGTGCTGGGCTCAAAGAAGAGGCTGGCCATGACCTTGCCGCGGCATACGTCGAGCTGCTCCTTCATCGATTGCGACATTTCGTCGGCCAAGTCAAAAACGGCTGCTATTTCTCCGTTGGACAGGTCATCGATGGTTACCAGGCTTCTACCGGTAAAGTTCATCGCAACTCCTTTTGCAGCAGTATACCATTTTTTATTCCGACAGGTCTGTCCGCGGTCGGGCTGGTGATGGTTACTTCATCCGCTCCGTCAGTCTCCTCAAGCCGGACCTTCACCTCTTCATCTCTGGAGCTCGGGATGTTTTTTCCGGTATAGTCAGCCCGTATCGGCATTTCACGGTGGCCGCGGTCAATCAGAGTCGCCAGCTGGACCTGCCGGGGGCGTCCCAGGTCGATCAGGGCGTCCATAGCGGCCCGGACGCTGCGTCCGGTATAGAGGACATCGTCAACCAGCACTATGGACTTGCCGTCGATACTGACTACGGTGTCAACACGTTGTGCAAGCGGTTTTATTTCCGTGGGTAAGATGTCATCCCGGTAGGGGTCAATATCCAGGGCGGAAACAGGCGGTTTTAGCCCGCTGAATTTTGCTATCAGGGAGGCTAGTCTTTGCGCTATAGGAACGCCGCGGGTGCGGATGCCGACCAGTACCAGGTCTTCGAGGGTCATGTTTCGCTCGATGATTTCGTGGGCGATACGTACCAGGGTGCGCTTGATGTCCTCTGCGGTCATTAGGATTTTCCGGGACATAAAAATAACCCCCTGCCCTGAGCGGCAAGAGGGTTATCCAGCTTGCGTTATCTTCTTTTTCCCCTTGCCAGCCTCACCGGACCAGCTTAAAGGTTCGTCATTTAGAACAATATTATAGCATAGTTGATGATGCTATTGCAAGATTCTGTAGCTAGGTAACATAAACTACCTGGGATCAGATCAGGCACTCAGTCCATTACCGGATGCCGGTATCGATATGGACATCGATGGTAATCGTCTCATCAGCGGCTACTGTTATCTTATCTGGCAGATTATCGGCAGTATCCATGCCTATGTGGTTTATATCTATGGTATAAGTACCGGGCGCTAGTTGGGCGGTATAGTAGCCGGTGGCTCCATTGCCTATCTGTGTAAAGTAGACCTCCCGCACTAGATGCTTACCAGACTCGTCGTAGATCAATAGCTTCCGGGCGGCAAAGACGTCCGGGGACACCGGAGAACATTCGCCCGGCTTTTCTACCGGACTAATCGGTCCGATAGTTACTGCTCCCTGTAAAAGAACTGTCTCCGGTCTCAACTCCTGCTGGCAGGATACAGCTAGAAGGCTAACCGCCATTAAGCACACAATAGTGAGCATCTTACGCCGTTTCTTCATAACAACCTCCACGTTTCAGAAAACCGCTATTACCTGTAATTCTCTTATTTCGTCCTGCTTTTGAAATACTATATCAAACGGAGCGATACCCCCAAATATTCCGATTGCACAAAACGATGAAAGGTGACCGCTTGAGTTAAACCCGCTGCACTACTCAGGCAGGCGAGCTATTTCTACGTCCATTGGATTACTCGGCTTGACCAAGCTTCCTGGATCCCTTCCGCAAGCCCTGATTGCTTAGGTTCTCTAATGTTAAGCGACCGATCTAAGGTCTTTGTATCAAACTCTCGGAGAAAGTGACATTGCTTCCGGAAATCCAGTATGGTTTTCCTAGTACCTCCATAAAGAACATAATCCAATAGTCTGGCATAGGGATCTAACTGTCCCCTGGTATGCTGGCAGACCCGCGTAAAAAATGTTTCCATCTGCTTCTCGCGATGTCGCGCAAATCGTTGGGACGAAGAGCCCCCCTGACGGTGGCGGGAATGTACCAGGCCTGTGCCAACCTTGCTGGAAAGCAAGTTCTCACCCTGAAAAACGCCAATACCATATGCCCCGAGCCTTACAATTACCATACCTAGAAGAAATTCATGATGCATAAGTAAATAAAGAGGTTTAATTTGACAGGTTTTGGAAACACTTTCTTCAGCCACAGGGAATGGGGGCATGACCAGATACCGGTGATGTGGCCCCCAAAAAAGTATTCCCCCCGTCCGGGACTCCGCAATTAAGTTAGATAGGTCTTCAGGTATTGTCTTCATATCCAGTATCGTTTCCATCATACCTTCTATACTTGCTTTTAAAGACTTTGGCCGAATGTATAAAGAACCGACCTCTATGGAGTTGGTCTTTAATTCCTCCAGTAAATGCAATAATTTTACCTTAGTTAAATTGTACCGTCTGATAGATGCCATTCTTCCTCCTGACTATTGGTTCCCCGACACGAGCATAAGTCTGGCTACTTGTGGATAACTACAATTTTACCATGTAGCGTTTTTCATAGTGTCGCCATCTGAATGCAAGGGTTATACGGTGGAAACTACGGCGGGCGGAATTATTAGGGCTCATCCAGTCAAAGCGATTATCTCCCGAAGTTTTATGAGCAAAGCTATTAGGATGATGAATGTTTGCCTAAGTATTAAATAAGGCGGGCACTTTTCATATTCCCTAAACAAGAAGATGAATTGTATCGTGATTTGATTAAAGAGTTTTCTCTGTGTCGTGCTTGGCAATATTTATCTCACCCTCTTAATGTATCTTGAAAATCCGACTAAAAGGTAATACTATGATAGCAAAATAACAAAGGGAGGTGAACCGTGGGGAAAATAGCTACTATCCTTGGTCTTATAGGTGCTATCTTGATTGCTGCAGGCGGATTTGCTCATAGCATGAATGTTGTAGGAGGAGGGGGCATACTGCTCGTAGTCTGTTTCATACTCTGGTTTATGGGTAAGAAGTAAAAAGCTAAGCTGAAAGTTAGGATCCACGGGTTAGCTATCCTGCGACGTTCACTTAAATAATGTATAGAGGAGTAAACAATCTTGAAAATTACCAGCGTGGAAATTTGGGATACCAAAAGCAGTTTGAAGCCCACCTGGCCTACCTGGCATCCTGTCATCATCCGTATTAATACCGATGAGGGCATCAGTGGCCTGGGGGAAGTCGGCCTGGCTTTTGGCACCGGTCATTCGGGTGGTGCAGGATATGTAAAGAATCTTGCCGAGAGTTTCCTTATCGGCGCTGACCCTATGAGAACGGAAAAGATATGGGAAGATATGTTCCGCAAAACCTTCTGGGCTCAGGGTGGCGGCCCTGTGGTTTATGGCGGTATGAGTGCTATCGATATCGCCTGCTGGGATATCAGGGGCAAGGCCATGAATCAACCTATTTATCAGCTGCTCGGAGGCAAGACTAACGAAAGCCTGCGGGCTTATGCCAGTCAGATCCAATTCGGCTGGGACTACGAAAAGGTTATGCTGCTCTCTCAACCTGAGGAGTATGCCGAAGCGGCCAGAATTGCTGTAGCCGAAGGTTATGATTGCGTTAAAATCGACCCTGTTATGGCTGATGAGAACGGCCGGCCTGTGTTCAACCTGAACAAAATCTTGACCAATGATACCATCCGTATGCTCTACCGGAGAATCAAGGCGGTTCGTGAAGCCGTTGGTGAAGATGTCGATATCATTTTGGAATTACACGGACTTCCTAACGTTACCAGTGCCATTCAGATGGGCAGAGTCTGGGAGGAATTCCACTGCATGTGCTATGAAGAAGCTGTAAACTACTGCAATGTCGATCTACAGGCCAAGGTTGCCCATAACGTTAAGATACCGATGGCTGCCGGTGAGCGAATTTACACCCGCTGGGGATACCGCCAGTATTTCGAGAAGCAGATACTGGATATGATTCAGCCGGACCTTTGCCTGGTGGGTGGCATCACCGAGGGTAAGAAAATCTGTGATTATGCCCATACCTATGACATTACCGTCCAGATTCACACCTGTGGCAGTCCCATTACGACCGCGGCAGCCCTGCAACTGGAAGCGGTCATACCGAACTTCCAGATTCACGAGCATCATACCTTCGCTCTGAAAAGGGCAAACCGGGAATACTGCCTCCAGGATTACCAGCCGGTGAATGGCCGGTACACTACTCCGGATCTACCAGGGCTGGGTCTTGAGCTAAACGAGGAGGTTATCTCCAGGTCTCCTTGTGTGTTGGTGAAATAGATGTGACGCTGCTTTTCAAGATAATGCAAAACAGCGGCGGCTAATCATTATCAATTTCAAGCAATCGTCATGTCTAAGTTATGTTCGCTAACGCAGATTGTGCTCCATTTTTTGTGATAGTCTGCGTTAGTGAACTTTGACTCAAAAAGTTGGATTTAGAGAAACATAACGATGATTATTCCGAAATAACGAACTTCTTCCCTTCGTTCTTACAGATGCGCCGAATGGTTGTCTTTCCTGAGTTGGCATTATCGAAGAGGGAACCCATCATGGTGGCCCACACTCCAACAAAGTAGAAATTGGATAGCCCCGGTAGTGTTGTCTTGAATTTCTTATCCGAAAGCTCTGCCTTCATGCTGAATTCAAACTTCCTATTCGGGAAATTGAACCACCCCTGGGTTCCTCCCATATAGTGCTCCCACGTCATCAGAGTCGAGACGTCGATAACCTCTACTTGGTTCCTCAGCCCCGGGAAGTGATTATCCAGGATGTCGATTACCTGTTCAGCGACCTGCCGCTTCTGCTCTCTATATTCGTCTCTGTTACCATTGTAGAACTGTTTCCAGTAGGTGTAGCTGGCCGGAAGCTCAACCTTTATGGTGCCCTTACCGGTCGGGGCCATGCTTTTGTCGAAACCGTATAGCTGCGCCTCAATGCTCTCGTATTTGTGGTTGGCTATAGTCACCGGCTGTTCGAGCAACAATACCAGGGACGAAGGCTCGGCGGTTAAGTCACGATTAACCCCCAGAAAAACGTCAATAGCAAAGGGAGTTTCATCGGCCAATGGTGTGCAGTAGTCACGCACGGTATCGTTTATGTACTTGCCATCCAGCATATTGAGAATCGTCTTACGCCCGTCGGCGTTCGAGATAACAATGTCCGCCCTATAATCGCTCCCGTCAGCAAGCTTGATCCCTACCGCTTTGTCGTTCTCAACCAGAATCTTCTCGACCTGACTGCTGTAGTGTAACGTTCCTCCCAAAGCCAGGTAACGCCTCTCGATAGATTTCGCAAATTCAGCGGCTCCACCCACCGGCCATTTAATGTCACCGTTTAATCCTCCGGCATGCCTTAGAAGGTGAAAAATAAAGGGGGCATCCGGGTTTGCATAGACGAGGAGGGCAAATGCTTTTTTGAGAAAGAGGTCGGAGAACCGTTCCGCAAAACGGCGCATGTCCATCTTCATCCATTTTCGTACGGAAAGCATTGCAGGAAATCTTAGCATCATTGCCCGGATTGAACCCCCAAGCATAGTATCGCCGATTTTACTCTTGGAAAATGCCTCGATAGCACCCACATATTGCTTAATTGCCTTTGAGTCTGCCGGAGACAACTTGAGTAGAGTCTCTTCCAGCCTCTCAAGATCGTAATAATCTATGAACATTTTTCCGTCCGGCGAGACGACGGCCGTACAAGCTTCGACAGTTACCAGTTCTCGAGGCATCGCGCCAAGTTCGTGCCACAGCCGATACGCACTCGAGTCCGGCTTGCAGCCGAAGAAATGGTGCATGCAGGCGTCGAAGGTGTAGCCCTTGCGTCTCCATGAGGTACATTGCCCTCCCGGTTTGGTGTGCATCTCAAAAATCTGGGTGTCGTAGCCGTTAATCTGACCATAGATCCCGGCAGCCATACCACCCATACCAGATCCGATTATGATTATTGACTTGGCCATTGATCTTCCTTCCAGAGTCTTGTTTTGGCGACCGTAATAATCCTGCTCTGCCAGGGGTTTAGGGTAGTGTGATCCGGGATGCAAAGTCTGCCACTTTCTTTTGCCAGCCCTCTTCCAGTGGCCCCTTGATATCGGTAACATAAATCTTGCCCTCGGTGACCTTGACCAGACCCTTTTCCTGCAGCATCTTATTCATGATGGGAATCACGCGTTGCCACCTGCACTGTTCCTCATCGGGAGGTATCCTTCCCGTCTTTTTGTCTGGCTTAGGCGCGGGCTCGGTGGTAAGGATCGCATATTTGGCGCCTGGCGGCAAGGCAGCCTTTTTCAAGAAACTCCGCATGTCGCCGATGGGCCTACCCATGCGACCGGGTGAGCTGAACAAATATAGGTCGGCTGGTGGGATCTCATTCGGTTTCACATCCCGCACGTGATGGACGCCGACCTTGACTCCCCTGGCTTCCATCTGCTTCTCAAATTCTTCAGCGACCATGGCTCCATTTCCATAGTGTGAAGCGTGAAAATACTCTATCTTCATAGCTGCGGAGCTTCCTACCATCAAGGTTCCCTCCATTAGTTCCATCGCTTGTCGCGGATTTCCTGGTCTCCGGTCCGCAAGTATTGTGCTACTCAAAATGCTGCCAGCTATTAGTAGAATTATTATTTCATAACACGATAAATGCATCAAATCTTAAAGCTAAGCCATATCGTGAGCAAGCAGACATCTTGTTCGTTAAGGGTAACAATCTAGCGATTTGTATGTATGGCTGAAACCGTAATAAAATGGAATGGATTAATATAGTATAGACTGAATGCAGCCGGGATTAAGCCGAATATTTTTCATTTCGAAGGGTTGCAGCACTATGAAAATTACCATATCTATACACGAAGAGGGCAAATGATATATCCTGATTCCTTGTCATCTCTCGCTAAAGAGCTTTATATCGGTGAATACAATAATTACGACGACCAGGCAAAGCAGGCTGTCGTCGATTATGAATGGGTTAAAGATAACGTATTGTATCGCTTTTCATATTGGGGCGTACCGGGGCAAACATTATTTGAAATGTCCGGGGCTTCCGGAGCCAAGTCAGAGCTGCTCGGGGAATTACTGGAGCTGCACGGCATATCCGCACAATACATGGAAGGAAGACCCCTACCTAATTTGGTGCCGCTAACTAGAGTACCTACCCTAAACAGTCATTTTTGGGTAGAAGCCAGAATAGGTAAGGATTGGCTCACCTTGGATCCCACACCTGATAGCGGACTCGTTCACTTGCTTGGCGATACATCTCCGGGAACACACTTAATAGATCCTAAATATATCGGTAGATGGAACAAGATACCGGATTATTATAGGAAATGTTTCAATCATCCTCTGCTTATACCGGCTAGATATATCAGTAATCTTAAGCTGGCATACTATAGAAGACAAAGAGCTCCCCGCTAAACGCTGCTACAGGCTGTTTTGTCACACTTGCTTTGTACAAAAGTCCTCCTGGTATGCCTCAATTGAGTATCAAATAAAACGAAATGATGTCCGGTATCGGATACTCTCCGGCGAGTTGAACTGCTCCTGAAACCATTGTATTCTTACTAAGAAAGAGCCGCCCAACTATAAGGAATTACTGGATTAGGTACAAGTATGAAAGTAGTAATTGTCGGTGCCGGCCCCGCCGGACTGATTACCGCCTTAAATCTTCTCCAGCGTGGCATAAGGCCGCTGGTCCTGGAGAAGGGCGTCGAGGTAAAGTCGAAAGCCTGTTCGGAAGGCTGCAGCCTCCAGTCGCTGCAGCAGATACCATTTAGATCTGAACCCTATATATCAAGAGTGCTGCAAGGCGCCAAACTGGTCTTTCCCGGCGATTACGTAAGCTTCGTACCTAAAGAGTGTGCCGTCCTGCATAGAACTGATTGGCTCAGGGGAATGGCGGAAGACATCAGGCTGAAAGGCGGCGAGATTAAGCTGGACTCGGAAGTCATAGATATAGATGAGCACGGTCTCAGTTTAGGGAACGGAGAATATATTGCTTACCGTGTTCTGATCGGAGCTGATGGTCCTGACTCCCTCGTCGCCAGGCATCTGGGTGTGAAGCACAAACTGGTTGCAGCATCACAATACCAGCTGGCGCTTGATACCTCAGGCATGGATTACATCGAATTTCACTTTGATAAGAGATTCGGCTACGGTTATCCCTGGATATTCCCCAAGGTTGGCGTGGCTAATGTGGGGGTAGAAGGAGACTTTGACACGCTCGACTCCTTCCTGAGGTACCGGGGTTTGGATAAGCAGACTGTAGTCAAAAAGGAATCCGGATTTATTCCCGGTTCGGGAATCGGGAAATTGGTCCGGCAAAACATCGCCTTAATCGGCGATGCGGCGTCTATGCCTAATCCTACCTCGCTGGGCGGACTGACTCCCATCATCTGCGCCAGCCAGATATTGGTCAGAAACATCGATAACCTGGCAGCGTATGAAGCTGAGGTTAAGAATCACCCGATGGCCAATCCCGTACTGCTGAAGCCCAGGCAGACCCTGATGAGTTTCAGTAGTCAAGACCTGGCCAACATCGGGAAGTTCCTGGCCGGGTTCGAGTATGGAGTGAAGCCCCACCCCCAGTTAATAAAAATCGCCAAGTACCCTTCTTTATTAATGAAGCTTCACAAGTTAAGGACGATTTACCGGGCTGGAATCATTACCGAAGACTACGGTTGGTGAAGCAAGACTCACCACAGCTACGCAGCCAATGATTACGAGCCCAGTGGCATCCCGGATGAGAAGACAGGAGTTCTGTCTATTGTACAGTATGGTGGGCCATCCTGGGATCGAACCAGGGACCTCAGTCTTATCAGGACTGCGCTCTAGCCTGCTGAGCTAATGGCCCGGGCCATTCTCGGTTCATATCCTGCTTTGAAAAAGAAACCTTAACCTCTGGATAGCGGAAGGAAAGCGACCTACTCTGACTAATCAGAGATCGACCTAGAAGATAACAGACTTAGCGCCTGTTTTCTCCCTAGAAAGGAGGTGATCCAGCCGCAGCTTCCGCTACGGCTACCTTGTTACGACTTCGTCCCAATCGCTAGCCCCACCCTCGGCGACTGCCTCCCTGGAAACCAGGGTTAGCTTACCGACTTCAGGTGTTGCCAACTTTCATGACGTGACGGGCGGTGTGTACAAGGCCCGAGAACGTATTCACCGCAGTATGCTGACCTGCAGTTACTAGCAACTCCAACTTCATGCAGGCGAGTTTCAGCCTGCAATCCGGACTGAGGGTGGCTTTTGGGATTAGCTCCAGATCACTCTATTGCCACCTTTTGTACCACCCATTGTAGCGTGTGTGTAGCCCAAGGCGTAAGGGCCATGCTGACTTGACGTCATCCCCACCTTCCTCCCCGTTTTCGAGGCAGTCTTGCCAGAGAAATCAACTGACAACAGGGGTTGCGCTCGTTGCAGGACTTAACCTAACACCTCACGGCACGAGCTGACGACAGCCATGCAGCACCTGTGACGGCTCCTGACTTAACAGGTGGCTCACCTTTCGGGTCACTACTTCCGTCATGTCAAGCCTTGGTAAGGTTCTTCGTGTTGCATCGAATTAAACCACACGCTCCGCTGCTTGTGCGGGCCCCCGTCAATTCCTTTGAGTTTTAGCCTTGCGACCGTACTCCCCAGGCGGGACACTTAATGCGTTAACTACGGCACAGAGAGGGTCGATACTCCCCATACCTAGTGTCCATCGTTTACGGCGTGGACTACCAGGGTATCTAATCCTGTTCGCTCCCCACGCTTTCGGGCCTCAGCGTCAGAAACAGCCTAGGAGGCCGCCTTCGCCACTGGTGTTCCTCCCGATATCTACGTATTTCACCACTACACCGGGAATTCCACCTCCCTTTGCTGCCCTCTAGCTCAACAGTATCGGGCGATCCCTCCCCGTTAAGCGGGGAGATTTTACACCCAACTTGAAAAACCGCCTGCGCCCTCTTTACGCCCAGTAAATCCGAATAACGCTTGCCTCCTACGTATTACCGCGGCTGCTGGCACGTAGTTAGCCGAGACTTATTCCTCAGGTACCGTCATTATTCGTCCCTGAGAAAAGGGGTTTACAACCCGAAGGCATTCTTCCCCCACGCGGCGTCGCTGTGTCAGGCTTTCGCCCATTGCACAAAATTCCTTGCTGCTGCCTCCCGTAGGAGTCTGGGCCGTATCTCAGTCCCAGTGTGGCTGCTCGTCCTCTCAGACCAGCTACCGATCATTGCCTTGGTGAGCCATTACCCCACCAACTAGCTAATCGGACGCAAGCCCCTCCTCAAGCGCCCGAAGGCTTTAATGATGCCGCATTACCGGCACCGCCACATAAGGTATTACCTCTAATTTCTCAGAGCTATCCCTTACTTGAGGGTAGGTTACTTACGCGTTACTCACCCGTTTGCCACTATCTTGATAAATCAAGACCGTTCGACTTGCATGCATAAGGCACGCCGCCAGCGTTAATCCTGAGCCGGGATCAAACTCTCCGAATAAAAAATTGACATAGTTTGAACCTTCCTTCCGCTATCCAGTTGTTAAGGTGCTATACTGACGCTTAAAATGCTACCATAGTCCCAATATTTTGTCAAACAAAACCTGCCGGGCCGCATCACCGGTAACAATTGCCCGTTTCTTTAACGGAAGGATTGATTTATCAAAATGAAGTGATGTATATTAAACGTAAAATTAGGGAAGGAGCCAATATTTAAGGAGGTGCCCAATGCCTGAGATAGTAATCGGGAAGGTGACCGAGTTCTTCGCCCGCCCGGTAGTGGCGGGGATTGAGCTAAATGCACCCCTGAAGGTGGGGGACAGAGTGCATATCAAGGGGCATACCACTGACCTGGAGTTTGCTGTCGGTTCAATGCAGGTTGACAATGTGAACGTCGACCAAGCTAAGGCAGGAGACAATATCGGGATTAAGGTTAGCGACCGGGTCAGAAGAGGAGACATAGCATACAAGATTACCGACTAGAGGTATCCCATTATCTCCGGTAACCGGACCCGGCGCGTCAGCCGCCAGTAATTAACATAATATGCCCTGCTCCGGGCAGCTAGCCAAGGTTTTTGAGCAGGTTGGCCATCTCGATGGCGTGTTCCGCTGCTTCCGCCCCTTTATTCCCCATCTTGGTGCCGGCGCGCTCGATAGCCTGCTCGATGGTATCAGCTGTAACCACGCCGAAGATAACCGGC is a window from the Dehalococcoidales bacterium genome containing:
- a CDS encoding dihydroorotase yields the protein MVKPLLIRGGRIIDPGRGTDKIGDLLILESKIARPVREEPALPQYDVINACGMVVCPGFIDLHCHLRQPGFEEKETIASGSRAAARGGFTTICCMPNTNPPLDNKEAIDYVNLVASSEGIVRVLPIGCVSKERMGEALVDMEEMAKAGVVGFSDDGSPVATSRLMRQALEFSLSSGLPIIDHCEDTTLSRDGLMNEGDISARLGLPGIPAAAEEIMVTRDLILARLTGGRLHIAHVSSEGSVELIRRAKERGIRVTAEVTPHHLTLTEEKVIGYDTNAKVNPPLRTKQDTRALLEGLKDNVIDIIATDHAPHTEADKLGEFALAPFGISGLETALGSLLGLVHGGELSLTTLIARLTQEPARIIGDRYGILGTLDIGAPADVTIFDPDMEWVVDTDTFASKGRNTPLKGARLKGKVLATIAQGKLVYQDGSIKFGRAGSSTEFRKEPL
- a CDS encoding carboxypeptidase-like regulatory domain-containing protein, whose product is MKKRRKMLTIVCLMAVSLLAVSCQQELRPETVLLQGAVTIGPISPVEKPGECSPVSPDVFAARKLLIYDESGKHLVREVYFTQIGNGATGYYTAQLAPGTYTIDINHIGMDTADNLPDKITVAADETITIDVHIDTGIR
- a CDS encoding Vms1/Ankzf1 family peptidyl-tRNA hydrolase, producing MASIRRYNLTKVKLLHLLEELKTNSIEVGSLYIRPKSLKASIEGMMETILDMKTIPEDLSNLIAESRTGGILFWGPHHRYLVMPPFPVAEESVSKTCQIKPLYLLMHHEFLLGMVIVRLGAYGIGVFQGENLLSSKVGTGLVHSRHRQGGSSSQRFARHREKQMETFFTRVCQHTRGQLDPYARLLDYVLYGGTRKTILDFRKQCHFLREFDTKTLDRSLNIREPKQSGLAEGIQEAWSSRVIQWT
- the pyrR gene encoding bifunctional pyr operon transcriptional regulator/uracil phosphoribosyltransferase PyrR; translated protein: MSRKILMTAEDIKRTLVRIAHEIIERNMTLEDLVLVGIRTRGVPIAQRLASLIAKFSGLKPPVSALDIDPYRDDILPTEIKPLAQRVDTVVSIDGKSIVLVDDVLYTGRSVRAAMDALIDLGRPRQVQLATLIDRGHREMPIRADYTGKNIPSSRDEEVKVRLEETDGADEVTITSPTADRPVGIKNGILLQKELR
- a CDS encoding NAD(P)/FAD-dependent oxidoreductase, with product MAKSIIIIGSGMGGMAAGIYGQINGYDTQIFEMHTKPGGQCTSWRRKGYTFDACMHHFFGCKPDSSAYRLWHELGAMPRELVTVEACTAVVSPDGKMFIDYYDLERLEETLLKLSPADSKAIKQYVGAIEAFSKSKIGDTMLGGSIRAMMLRFPAMLSVRKWMKMDMRRFAERFSDLFLKKAFALLVYANPDAPFIFHLLRHAGGLNGDIKWPVGGAAEFAKSIERRYLALGGTLHYSSQVEKILVENDKAVGIKLADGSDYRADIVISNADGRKTILNMLDGKYINDTVRDYCTPLADETPFAIDVFLGVNRDLTAEPSSLVLLLEQPVTIANHKYESIEAQLYGFDKSMAPTGKGTIKVELPASYTYWKQFYNGNRDEYREQKRQVAEQVIDILDNHFPGLRNQVEVIDVSTLMTWEHYMGGTQGWFNFPNRKFEFSMKAELSDKKFKTTLPGLSNFYFVGVWATMMGSLFDNANSGKTTIRRICKNEGKKFVISE
- a CDS encoding mandelate racemase/muconate lactonizing enzyme family protein, which gives rise to MKITSVEIWDTKSSLKPTWPTWHPVIIRINTDEGISGLGEVGLAFGTGHSGGAGYVKNLAESFLIGADPMRTEKIWEDMFRKTFWAQGGGPVVYGGMSAIDIACWDIRGKAMNQPIYQLLGGKTNESLRAYASQIQFGWDYEKVMLLSQPEEYAEAARIAVAEGYDCVKIDPVMADENGRPVFNLNKILTNDTIRMLYRRIKAVREAVGEDVDIILELHGLPNVTSAIQMGRVWEEFHCMCYEEAVNYCNVDLQAKVAHNVKIPMAAGERIYTRWGYRQYFEKQILDMIQPDLCLVGGITEGKKICDYAHTYDITVQIHTCGSPITTAAALQLEAVIPNFQIHEHHTFALKRANREYCLQDYQPVNGRYTTPDLPGLGLELNEEVISRSPCVLVK
- the pyrB gene encoding aspartate carbamoyltransferase, with the protein product MNFTGRSLVTIDDLSNGEIAAVFDLADEMSQSMKEQLDVCRGKVMASLFFEPSTRTRLSFESAMHRLGGSVISAVDTKATSLAKGESIADMARVVGSYADIIVIRHPWEGSARVVADYAGVPVINAGDGGHQHPTQTLLDLYTIKKERKIIKGLKIALWGDLKYGRTVHSLIFALAKLGANIVFCPTPGFEVPRHVIQKLIAEYGGELERLADSEQSDKEKTSPLDAIYITPGSPHQLAMMPNISIQVELKRGVDALYVTRPQKERFASSEEGEGLKARYPVVDKKLLKEKEFEKTLIMHPLPRVDELAYELDADPRSMYFKQAARGVPVRMALIALLLGVKEIALPDKDGSPAGIDYPAYRQDLGLKCPNPRCVSVQESETKYIKPAFKIVNTKPLTLRCTYCEHGFEPKYVASSHWHEGAPEYKKYHSAESHWARTIRPENLIVFNSADEAEARGFKPSHYATVSHKSSDGQKW